Sequence from the Physeter macrocephalus isolate SW-GA unplaced genomic scaffold, ASM283717v5 random_225, whole genome shotgun sequence genome:
CGATGCCGTGGAGGAGGCGCGTGTAGGCGGTGCCACGGAGCACCAGCAGGCTGCGCGGTTCAAGCAACAGAGAGGTGGCaggccggggcgggggccggggctgCGGGGCGGGTTGAAGGTTAGCGGGTCCCCAGAAGTTAGGAGTGGGGTAGGCGAGAGGTCAGCGGGTTTGGGGGTTCAGGGGGCGAGGGTCAGCGAGTCCCAGGGGCAAAGGCTGAGGGGCAAGTGTGCTTCTAGGGGTCGAGGCTTTGGAGTGAAAATCCCGCGGGTGCCAGGGCCAGGCTTGCAGGGAAGTGGAGACGGGGTGGTGTTGGGGTGTCAGCAGTCCCTCGGCAGGGACTAGGCTGCAGATGGGGGTGTCTCAGGGCCTAAGGGAACTGCAGCTGGGCTCTGCAAGGGGCTGGGGCCGGGACCGAGGGATCAGTGGTCCCAGGAAACTGAGTGGAACTGGGCTGAGGACTTGGCTGaagccaggaagggaggaagagatgaGCAGGTGTGGTCTGGGAGGATGTGCGGATATCAGGATGTTTTGAGGACACCAGCAGAGTGGGAGGGGGTGTCAGTGCATCCAGGAGCATGTAGGATTAAAAAGGGCAGCCGTAAGGAGCAGCTGGTGTCAGGGTGTCCAGGGGAGTTTCTGTGTACACTGGGGTGTCAGACATACATCAAAGAAAGAGGTCAGGGAAGCTGCTGTCGTGAGCAACACAGAGGGGAGGCAGGATATCTGGGGGCCCTTGAGCAGCGAGTCATGTGTTGAGGTGCCAAGGAGAATCTGGGGGTGTCCTACATGACAAATCACATTATTGGAGTGGGAGGTAGAAAGTCTGTGTTGGGGTGCCTGTGCAGTGGCCACTGAAAGTCAGGTTGTCTGGGAGGATGTCAGAGACCCTGAGTGGCTGGTGTTGGGCTATCTGAGGATATCAGTGTCTGTTGGAGAACTGGGGAGCCCTGCATGCGGTATTGGAGCTCTCTGAATGTGTGGAGCCAGGGGATCTGTAGGATGTCAGGATATTCACTCAGCAGATGGGGGTACTGGGGTATCCGTGGATATCGTGATTTCTAGGGCACCCTGCAGGCAGATGGGTTGGGCATCTGGGCGGATGTGGGTGCCCTCCATGAGGGGACAGAGGAAGATGTCTGGAAGGGTATCAGGGGTACCCCACAGGCAGGTGGGATTGGGGCCTCTTAGAGGATATGGGGTGTCAGAGTGCCCACAAGCGGCTGGGGCAAAGTCTCAGGGCCCACCTGCTCCGTAGGGTCATCATCCTCTGGCTGCCGAGGCTCGTAGAGGTCCAGCATGGTGTGGGAGCCCAAGCTGATGGTGCTGACGGTCGGGTAGTACAGTGGCCCATCCTcgtggggctggggagtgggtaCCAGGGCTGGACAGGGCAGGAGTCCACAACCCCCACCCTCAGGTGAAAGCGGGGCTCCCCAGCTGGGGACAGGGAGGTGAGTGTTTGGTTGGGGTATGTGGCTGCTTAATGAGAGTGGATGTGGGTCGACATGATGCCCTGCCCCATGGTGGATCCGAGGTCTGGGGGTCGGGGTGAGAGTGTGGTTACCATGATGCCCTCCCCAGGCAGATACTGGTTCACAAGGACATGGTTGGCTGGGAGACCCCCAAAAAGGCTGAGGTCAGACACTTTGTCCACATAACGCTGAAGCCACGGTGGCAGCCGCTCAGGAACCATCCCCCGGGGATGGGGGAGCCCACCTGGGGGAGGGAAATGGGGTGCTGAGGGCACCCAACCAAGGAGCTCTGGCATGTAGAGCCCCCATTAGGGATATCCCAGTGGTTGGTAGCACTCTGACCTCCTCGGGGACCCCTAACTCTTTGGAGATCACCACTCCACCCTTCAAAGGTTTCCTGACTTCTCTAAACCCCTAGAGATACCTTCCAACTCATCAGGAAATCCCTAAGTCCTCAGGACCTCCACTGACCCCTCAGAATCCTCCTGGCCCTTGGGACCCCTTGAACCCTCAAGGACCTCCCCCCCCGGCACCCTGACGCCTCAATGTCCTGAGACTATCCAACCTGAGCTGCCTACCCCAGTCCCCAGCCCTAAATCACCCATGCCCACAGCCGGAGACACTTACCCCAGTTCTGTAACTTCCTCCCGGAGAGCTGGGTCCACTTTGGTTTTGGGGCATTGAAGAcctgggaggtgggaagggggtcAGTCCTTTTCCAGGACCACCCTCTCTGATTCTCCCACCCAGGGCAACATAGGGGTTTTCGCCTAGGGTGGAAATGGGTCATCTCAGTGTCTGTGGGATCATTCTCTGAGACAGTGTTCCCAGGATTTTGTTCTTTGCCCTTTCCCCCTGTGGAGGCCGCTGGCCTCAAAGCCCCTCTGTGTCTAGGGATTGAGGGAGGGAACCAGGGCTACACAATCAGGGTCTGAATCTACTCAGAGCTCTGGGCTGGGTTGGGCTCTTTCAGCCGAGCAAACAGTCTGCACTCTAATTTCCTGATTCCTGGGCTATCTCAGCACAGTCTGAGTCCTGGAACCTCCTTGTTCCTCTTGCCTGGGGGAGAAAACGTGCTAAACTGGGCTATTCGGTATAGCCAAGAGAGTATGTTGAAAATTCTCCACTGCCAAGACCCCAAGGGTCTAAAAAGGGTTATCTCAAAGAAGTCTAAGAAATCTCCTTATTTCCTTCATTGTTATGGGGCTGGAAGCGGCTGTCTCAGTATGAGAGTCTGAGTTTTGGAGCTAACTCATTCCTGGGGCTCAAACTAGACAGGACTAGTTGGGATAGCACAGGGAAGATCTGTGCTCTATAACCAAGCCTCTGGGGCTGCAAAGGGCTATCCCAGTGCACAGACTCTGAGCTTTGTAAAATTCTCCTTTCCCCAGACCTTAAGAATAGAGTACAGACTGGGCTATCTAACACAGGTGCTCTGTGCTTGGTAACCTTGTTCCCAAGACTCTGGGTCTATGCTGAGCTGTCAGCACAGGGAAGCGTTTTAACATTCTGAGGCCTGGGTTATCTCAGCACAGAAATCTGAACACTGTAAATTCTTCATTCCCCAAATCTCAAGGGAGTGAACTGGGCTATCTCAGCCTATGTTATAAGCTCCTTCTCTCTAAGGTAGCCGGATAGGGCTGTCTTAGCACAGGGAGTCTGAACTCCATAATAACCACCACCTTTCTAAGAATCAgtttggggagttccctggtggtctagtgattaggattcggcgctttcattgccatggcccaggttcaatccctaggggaatgagatcccacaagccccgcgtggcgcggccaaaaaaaaaataataataatcagtttGGTTTCCCCTAAGCTTCCTGGGAAAAGCCCTTTCTGACAGGCCCCAGCAGGTGCTGAGAAAGGAATAGGGAAGGTGGTGAGGGATGGGTGCCGGGTGGCACTCTCCCTCCTGCCAGGATCTTCACTGTGACCTTTCGGGCTCTCCCACAAGAACTGGGGGTTGAAGAGGGTTCCGGGAAGAGGGGAAAAACAGGTCACCTGTCGAAGCAGATACTCCTCCTCTTCCTTGGAGATGAAGTCAGGGACATAGTAGATTACAGGTGGTGCCTAGGATAGAGAGATTCCCCCGAAGGTGTGACCTTTGGACCCACACAGGGGTGCTACCATCCATGAGCAGCCCCTCCTCTGGAGCGTAGCTCAGGATGTCCCCAACAGGCCAGGGCATTAAGTCGAGGGACCAATGGCtatttgggggatggggaggtgggggtgagggtagggCTAGACCCTGAGGGTAAGGATGAATTGAGAGGGAGGGGGCAGTCCCAGCCCACAAACCCAGGAGTCAGCCTGCCTATCCCCACTCTATCTCCCGCCCTCTAGTTCCCACCTTCACCCTCTGCACCCCGAGTCCTGACAACCTGCTCCACCCTGAATGGTTCCAGAGCTGGAACCCTGGCGTCCTGATCCTCCATTGACATCAAGTCCGTGTACCCGGTCAttcctgtggggaggggagaacatGCTGAAGTCACCAAGCCTCCCACCCTCAGACTGTGATCCAGCTTTCTGCTCTTATCATGGGCCAGGGCCTCACCTCAGCCCTCTAGTGAAACTCACTTGGTTTCTAAAACCTAGATGTCCTCAGCATCTCAAAAGCCACACAATGCACCCCTAGGCTCCCTGCCCAGACACAATGAGCACCCACAGTACTCCCCCCAAACTCCATCCACCAAATACCCATCAAACTACACGTTTGCCCTCTCAAGCCTCTACAGAGAACAACCTCAGACTCCACTGGGAGCTTTTCTTAAGAGCTCCACACATATCCCCCAGGGCTGCACCCCAGACCCCCTCTAAACACCTTGATTTGAGACCTCATCCTAAAACCTTCAGACCTGCAATCCTGAGCCGGGCTCTCTAACAATATTCGAGGGCCTCATAGACCCTCCTCACGCCTCAAGCCTTTTCAGACGCTCCATTCTGAGCACGCTTGTGCCCCCAATCTAAGCTTCCTCAGACACATCCATTTTCAGTCTCCTTGTATCCTCCCCACTCTAGACTCCCCTCAGACTTCTGTTCCTGAGCGCCCCTCCCCTGCAGCACCCTTGGACCTTTGACCCTGAGCCTGACCCCTCTTACACCTTCCCTCCCTGAACCCCTCGGTTCCCCCGACTCTGTCTTCTAGAACCCCACACTCTTAGCTTCCTCGGACTCCCATCTGAGCTTCCCCGGATCCCCACTCTCAGCCCTCTTGGACCCCCATCTCCGCCCTCGGCGCCCCAAACTGACCGTCCACCAGTGACCCCTCCAAAATCCAAATTCAACACCCCCATTCCCTTCCCAGCCACTTCCGACCCACATGGCCGACGCAGGAATCCTCAGACCAATGGGAATTCTCAAAGACTCTAAGGCTCCTCCTAACACCCAATCGGCGCTCTCACACACTATTGTTCCGCCCCCTCACCCTCGTTCAGTGACAGGCTGTGCCTCCCGGCCTCTGAGCCACTGGGGCCCCTTCAGAGACGGGTCTTCGTCTGGCATCGACCAATCAGAGCTCCAGAACCGGACCTGTCCACGCTGCGGAGAGCCCAGAAAGGAGGGGCAGCCGTGGCGGCCACAGGAAAAACGCGGTGGTTGGAAGGACTCCCCGCAGGTTAGGCCATCCTATATAAAGCCGCAGGGATGCGAGATTGCTGTACCCAGCAAGGGTACAGAGGCAGGGCCGTAACTCCCTAAACACCGACCCGACACAGAGAGCCGTAGAAACGTCTTTATTGAAGGGGGTAGGGGTCATGCTGAGTTTGGGGACATGCAGTGAAGGGGCAGTCGTGAGCTGTCCTTGATTTTCAGGGCCCCAGGTCTGCCCTGGACCCCTGGGCCTTCAGGGTCTCCGTCGGGCTGTTAGTCTGGCCAGGGTACTCTGAGGTCCTTCAGGGCCAGTAACTTAGATTTGGTGTTTTGGACCTGTGACCAGAATTGTAGATTGAAAATGGGGACTCCAGGATTTGGGATCCCCTCAAGGCCTTGATGCCCCTCATGTATGAGATGGAGGCTTGAGGATTTGAGGTTCCCTTGGGGCTGGGGCTCTTGGAATTTGGGTGTCTTGAGACCCATGGACTCAGGGCATTGAAGTCCTCTGGTTTCCAGGTATGAGAATTCCTGTTTGGGGTTTCCTGGTGCCTATGAATAGGGCTTGAGGTGCCCTGGGGGCCCGGGATGCGTATTTCCTCCATCCCAGGCACAAGAACCTCCATGATTGAGGTTTCCTGGGGGCTTTTTTAAATTTGGGATTCCCTGGGGATTTGGGGATTCCATGATTTGGGGATCCTGGGAGTTAGGGCTTTGGGGGGGTCTCTTAGGGGCTCTAGGACTTGGGGGCACAGGAGAGTTAGGACATGTACTCTGGGGTTTGGGATCCTCAGAGTCCCAGAATGGGACCTCCAAATTTTGGGGTCCCcccaaagggggaaataattactttaaaaatagagaattttcTGGGAGCCTGGCCAGCACAGGTGCTGTGGGCTGCATGGGGTGGGCTTCGTACAAGGCACTGGGGGTTTCTTGAGGGTGCAGAGGATAGGAAGACTTGGGGGTCCTGTAATTAGCACTTCCAGTACTGTTTTGGTATCTGTAAATTGGGGGTGACAGTGGGCTGGTTAATGTGGGTCTCTTCTTGAAGGGGAAGAGCA
This genomic interval carries:
- the ALKBH6 gene encoding alpha-ketoglutarate-dependent dioxygenase alkB homolog 6 isoform X2 produces the protein MTGYTDLMSMEDQDARVPALEPFRVEQAPPVIYYVPDFISKEEEEYLLRQVFNAPKPKWTQLSGRKLQNWGGLPHPRGMVPERLPPWLQRYVDKVSDLSLFGGLPANHVLVNQYLPGEGIMPHEDGPLYYPTVSTISLGSHTMLDLYEPRQPEDDDPTEQPRPPPRPATSLLLEPRSLLVLRGTAYTRLLHGIAAASVDALDAASLPRNAAACPSARAGAHLVRGTRVSLTIRRVPRVLRAGLLLSK
- the ALKBH6 gene encoding alpha-ketoglutarate-dependent dioxygenase alkB homolog 6 isoform X1, which translates into the protein MTGYTDLMSMEDQDARVPALEPFRVEQAPPVIYYVPDFISKEEEEYLLRQVFNAPKPKWTQLSGRKLQNWGGLPHPRGMVPERLPPWLQRYVDKVSDLSLFGGLPANHVLVNQYLPGEGIMPHEDGPLYYPTVSTISLGSHTMLDLYEPRQPEDDDPTEQPAGAPWHRLHAPPPRHRCRQRRCARRRLPAAQRSRLPLGAGWSPPGPRHSRLADHPPRTPRAARWPPAQQVTPGPRTRSDARALACSGLLAPSGQRRFPPGYFPSTCEGTTGKGPIPNKPPTKQSYSGFGHLGVGGARCLGS
- the ALKBH6 gene encoding alpha-ketoglutarate-dependent dioxygenase alkB homolog 6 isoform X3 yields the protein MTGYTDLMSMEDQDARVPALEPFRVEQAPPVIYYVPDFISKEEEEYLLRQVFNAPKPKWTQLSGRKLQNWGGLPHPRGMVPERLPPWLQRYVDKVSDLSLFGGLPANHVLVNQYLPGEGIMPRPPPRPATSLLLEPRSLLVLRGTAYTRLLHGIAAASVDALDAASLPRNAAACPSARAGAHLVRGTRVSLTIRRVPRVLRAGLLLSK
- the ALKBH6 gene encoding alpha-ketoglutarate-dependent dioxygenase alkB homolog 6 isoform X5; this encodes MSMEDQDARVPALEPFRVEQAPPVIYYVPDFISKEEEEYLLRQVFNAPKPKWTQLSGRKLQNWGGLPHPRGMVPERLPPWLQRYVDKVSDLSLFGGLPANHVLVNQYLPGEGIMHHQLGLPHHAGPLRASAARG